CAATGCAGGTCCGGGTGCGGACGGGGGTGGCGCGTCGCCGTGCGCGTGGATCCATCCCCGTCCTTTCCCGGATAGCGCCTCGCGGCGCCCCGCTCGAATCACCCACGCCGACGTGGTCAGCGTGTTTTAAGCCGTAGTAAACTCTACGCCACTTTTCGGTGTTTTTGTACTTGCCCGCTCAGCACGCTTATCGACGCCCGTCCCGGGCGCCCTGGAGCTTACCCGGCCCCTAGTCCGCGGCGTCGGAGTGGATGTCGATCTTCCACCCCGTCAACCGCGCCGCCAGGCGGGCGTTCTGCCCTTCCTTGCCGATGGCGAGCGAAAGCTGGTAATCCGGCACCGTTACCTTCGCCTGCTGCGCCTCGCGGTCGAGCACCTCCACGCGCACGACCTTGGACGGCGCGAGCGAGTTTCCGACGTACTGTGCCGGGTCCTCGGAGTAGTTGATAATGTCAATCTTCTCGCCGCCGAGCTCGCGCATCACCTCGGACACGCGCGCCCCCCGCGGGCCGATGCAGGCACCCTTGGCGTTGATGCCCTTGACGGTGCCGCGCACGGCGATCTTGGAACGGTGCCCCGCCTCCCGGGCGATGGAGACGATCTCGACGGCGCCGTCGGCGACCTCGGGGACCTCGAGGGCGAACAGGCCGCGCACCAGTTCGGGATGCGTGCGCGAGAGGTTGACCTGGACGTTGCGCTCGCCCTTGTTCACACCGACCACGTAGGCCTTGACGCGGTCGCCGTGCTTCAGGCGCTCGCCCGGGATCTGCTCGGCGGGCAGAAGAATGCCGTCCTGCGGGTCCTGCTCCGTACCGAGCTGGACAACGATGATGCCCCGCGACTCCGCGGTGACATCACGCTGGACAACCCCGGAGACGACCGTCCCCTCGAAGCCGGAGTAGGCGGAAAAGACGCGCCCGGCTTCCTCCTGCCTCATGCGGCGCAGGATGGCGTCTCGCACCGCGTCCGCTCCGATACGGGAAAAGTTCACGGGCGTGACGTCCTTTTCGGAAACGACCACGCCGTCTTCGTCGAGGGTACTGAGCAGGACCGCAACATCGCCGGTCTCGGTGTCGATGTCGATCCGCGCCTTTTCGTTCTCCGCCGCCGGCGCCTCGCGGTTGACACGGTAGGCGCGCAGGAGCGCCTCGGCGATGGTGGTGAGCAGGTCCTGTACCCCGATGCCGTGCTGCTCCTCGATGGTGCGCAGCGCGCGCATGTCGATATTCACTTATTCTCCCTCTCCACGGGAGGCCGCGGAGGCGGCCTCGTCGAACGACTGCTCCGCCAGCTCGATCTCCCCGGCCGGCGGATTGCTGAACTCAACTTCTACCACCGCCCCGGCCAGATCGGAAACCGCCCGAAGCTCCACCATCGGCCCGCCGGAAGCAGGTGCGATGAGCACCACGGTGCGTTCCTCCTCGTCGAGGGCTCCGACGCGGTAGGTCGCCTCGCCGACCTTGACCTTCCGGCCCCGGTTCCGGCGCCAGTGGCGCGGCTGCGTCAACGGCAGGTCGACGCCGGGGGTCGTCACCTCCAGGGTGTACCCGGCGCCGAAATTGAGCTCCCCGGCGGCCTCGTGGGCGTCGAAAAGCTCGCTGATCTCGTTCGATACCTCCTCGAGCTCGTCGAGCGTGGGGCGCGTATCCGAATCGAGGGCCACCACCACCTGGGACTTCTTGCCCGCCTTGACGGTGCGCACCTCCTCGATGTCCATCCCCCGGCGCTCGGCGAGGGGCCGGATCAGTTCGGTGAGGGTCTCGATTCCGGGAAATGCCATGCGCACCAGCCTATCGTGTACGGTTTCCGGGGTGAAGTTCTCCCGCCTCGCGTTTGTGCCCCTCTGCCTGGTGCTCGCCTCCTGCTCGCTGCTCGGCCCGCGCCCGAACGAGGAGGTTACCGCCCTGGCCCGGCAGGCGGAGGCCGACGCCGCAGCCCTGGGGGCCGACCCGGCGGCCGGCCTCAGGGCGGAGCAGGCCGAGCAGCTCTACGCGGAAGTGACCCGCTTGTGCGGCACCGACGAGGCGGGCGACGCCCCGGAATCCTGCGCCATCGAACGCGGCCCCGGCGAGGCCACCGGCGTGAGCGATGCCGCCGCCCTGGCAGCGGCCGCCCCGACCGCGGGGGCGCGGGCGGCGAAGGCGGTACCGGCGGAAACCGTCGACCTCGTCGTCGCGCAGGCGATTGACGCCACCGCCGCCGAGCCCGTCGATCTGCCTTTTCTCGGGGTCGACACTGACGCCGACGTGGACGCGGCGCGTGTCCAGCTAGCGCGCGAGCACGCCTTCGACTACGCGCTCGGCGTGGCGCTCGCCTTCAGCGACGACGCCACCGCTGAGCGCATTGCACAGCTGCGCGACGCCGCCTCGGACCGGCGCGCCTACCTCGTGCGCCTTCTGAAGGAGACGGGTGAGGTCCCCGTCTCCGAGCCCGGCTACGAGCTGCCGGAGGCAGAACCCACCGACGCCGCCTCCGCAGCGCAGCTTGTCGAGCGCCTCAACTCCACCCTCGTCGCCCAGTGGCGAGAGACGGCCGCCGCCGGGGCCTCCGAGCCGTGGATCACCGCCGCGATCTCGCTCGCCGCCCAGGCCCAGCGGGCCTAGGGCCCGGCTACCCGGCCAGCAGCTCGCGCAGCTTCTCGACGACCTGACCAGCCGCCACCTCAAGGGTCTCCCCGCCCCGGATGCGCAGCTCGACCTTACCCTCGGCAAAGGAGCGCCCCAGGATCACGATGTAGGGCATGCCCAGGAGCTCGGCGTCCTTGAACTTCACGCCCGGGGAAACCTTGGGCCGGTCGTCGAAAAGCACCTCGAGCCCGGCTGCACTGAGCTCCTCCACGAGCCGCTCGCCCGCCTCCAGCGCGGCGGCGTCCTTGTTCGCCACGGCGACGTGCACCTGGTAGGGCGCGATGGCCGCCGGCCAGACGAGGCCCTTCTCGTCGTGGCGCTGCTCCGCGACGACAGCCATCATGCGCGAGACGCCGATCCCGTAGGAGCCCATGGTCGGGGTGGCGCGCTTGCCGTTCTCGTCGAGGATCTGCACGTCCATGGCCTCGGTGTACTTGCGCCCGAGCTGGAAGATGTGCCCCAGCTCAATGCCGCGCGCGAGCTTGACGGTGCCGTTGCCGCTGGGCGAGGGGTCCCCCTCACGGATCTCCGCTGCCTCGAGGTAGGCGTCGACCTCGAAGTCGCGCCCCGCGACGAGGCCGACGACGTGGCGCTGGGGCGCGTCCGCGCCGGTGATCCACGAGCTGCCCGCCACCACGCGCGGGTCGGCGTAGACCTTCACACCGTTCGCCGCGAGCGCGCGGGGGCCAACGTAACCTTTGACCAGGAAGTCGTGCGCGGCGAAATCCTCCTCGCTGGCCAGCTCAAACGTGGCCGGCTCCAGCGCGGCCTCGAGGCGCTTTTCATCCAGCTCCCGGTCACCGGGGATGAGCACACCGGCGAGCTGCGGGCCCGTCTGCTCACGGGGGTCGTTGACCTTAATCACCATGCACTTCAGGGTGTCCTTGGCGGCGGCGGGCTGGCCGTCGATAAGCACGCCCTCGCTCGTGGCCCACTCAACGAGCGCCTCAATGGTCTCGGAGCGCGGCGTGTCGTATTCCTTCGCCTCCGGCTGGCCCTCGATGGGCCGCGCCGGAGGGGCGACGGTGACCACGGCCTCGACGTTTGCGGCGTAGTCACCGGCAGTGGAGATGACGAAGGTGTCCTCGCCGTTGTCGGAGTAGGCGAGGAACTCTTCGGAAGCCGAGCCGCCCATCGCGCCGGAGGTGGCCTTGCAGATCTCGTAGCGGATTCCCACGCGGTCGAAAATCCGCTGGTAGGCGGCGCGGTGCTTGGCGTAGGACTCGTCGAGGCCGGCGTCGGACATGTCGAAGGAGTACGAGTCCTTCATCACAAACTCGCGCCCGCGCAGGATGCCCGCGCGCGGGCGCGCCTCGTCGCGGTACTTCGTCTGGATCTGGTACAGCGTCACCGGGAAGTCTTTGTACGAGGAGTACAGGTCCTTGACCGCGGTGGTGAACATCTCCTCGTGCGTCGGCCCGAGAAGCATGTCCGCGCCCTTGCGGTCCTTGAGCCGGAACAGGTCGTCGCCGTACTCGGCCCAGCGGTTCGTCGCCTCGTAGGGCTCGCGCGGAAGCAGTGCCGGAAACAGCAGCTCCTGGGCTCCCATCCGGTCCATCTCCTCGCGCACGACGCCCTCGATCTTGCGCAAGGTGCGCAGGCCCAGCGGCAGCCAGGAGTACACGCCGGGGGCCGCGCGGCGCACATAGCCGGCACGCACGAGAAGCTTGTGGGAGGGCACTTCGGCGTCCGCCGGATCTTCGCGCAACGTGCGCAGGAACAGCTCGGAAAGGCGTGTGATCATGCGCGTTATCTTAGCGCTAGGGTATTCGGCATGCTCATCCTCCTTCCCCCTTCCGAGACCAAGGCCGCCGGTGGGGACGCCGACCCCATGACGCTGTCCTTCCCCTCCCTCAACCCCATCCGGGAGGAGATCATGGACGACCTTGCCGCCCTCCCCGTCGACGAGATGATGAGCGCCCTGAAACTCCCCGCCTCCAAGCGCGCCGAGGCCGCCGAAAACCCCGCGCTGCGCCGGGCCCCGACCATGCCCGCCATCCACCGCTACACGGGCGTGCTTTACGACGCCCTCGCCCCCGCCTCACTCGCCCCCTCCGCCCTGTCCCGCCTCGCCATCGGCTCCGCCCTGTTCGGCGTGGTCCGCGCCACCGACCTGATCCCCCGCTACCGCCTATCCGGCGGATCCAAGCTGCCAGCCCGGGACGGTTCGGTGCCGACGATGAAGGCGCGCTGGGGCTCCTCCATCACCGCCGCCCTGACCGAGCTCGGGTTCATCGTGGACATGCGTTCCGGCGCTTACCTCTCCCTGGGCCCTGTCCCCGGCGCGGCGACCGTGCGGGTGGAAACCGAGGTGGACGGGGTGCGCAAAGTGGTCAGCCACTTCAACAAGCAGTACAAAGGCGAGCTGGCCCGAGAGCTGGCTTCGGGGCCGTCCTGCTCCTCCGTAGCTGAGGTCGCTGCGGCGGCCTCCTCCGCGGGATTCACCGTGGAAGTGGCCGGGGATCAGCTGACCCTGGTGGTGTAGAGCGCTTGGACAGGGCCGCCCTTACTTCCTCGACGAAGGTCGCCGGATTATTGAGCAGCTCCACCGGGCGGTAACGCATGATCCTGTAGCCCTGGTTTTCAATCCGCTTCTTCCTGTCGTTTTCCCTCTTGATCGTCTCGGCGGTGTCGCTGCCGTACTTGCCGTCGCCGTCGATCTCGATCAGTAGCCAGCCGTCAAGGGCCAGGTCCGCCCGGTAGCGCCCGACCCGCCACTGCGGACGCGGGTCCAGGCCGGCCTCGATCAGCAACGCGCGGGCGAGGGATTCGAACGGGGACTCCGACAGCGCCGTGGCGTGCCGGAGGCAGCGCCGGACCGTCCCCACTGCCTTGAACCGGCCCATCCGGCGGATCTCCCGCTCGATGTCAGCCTTGTCTCCGCCAACCCGGAGCAGCCAGTCGCACGCGATCAGTCCCTCCGCAAAACCGTGGAGCCGGGCGATGTCGATCGCGGTACGGATCATCCGGGTGGCCCGGTACCCGTCCGCGTCGTATGTCTCCCGCTCGTGCAGGTTGAAGTAGTACGCCTTGTACCCGGGGTTTTTCCGGACGGACGGCCCGACCTTGGCCCCGGGCATGGTCACTTCCACCTTCTCCTCGGTCAGGGCCACCACCCACATTCCCGCCACGCGGGCGGCGGAGCGCCCGATCAGCACCGTCTTTGTGTTATTCCGCCCGGCCGCGCAGGCCAACAACAGCCGCCGCTCGTGGCCAGGCAGCGCCTGCCACAATTGCGTTGGGTAAAACAGCTGCGGCGATATCGGGGTGAGCTCTTCCCCGTACTCACCTGCAAAAACGTGGCCGTAGGTGAGCCGCCGGGTGTCGATGATCCCTCCGTAGAGCTCCAGCCGCCGCGCTCGCTCCCGCGCCACCTCTGCCTGGTTCCTCCGGTCTATGCCCATACCGGTTTAGACGGTGCCCGCGGTGTTCCGGTTCCGGTCCTGCCCCAAACCCCGACTTTGGCCTAAACCCCGACTTCCACACCCCGATTGATCGCCGCACGTCGTTGTGCCCGCTGGAGGCGACGGCGATAAGTCGGGGTGTGGAAGTCGGGGTTTAGCGGCACGCGCCCCATCGAGAGGGATTTATCAATTTATCAATCCGCGCGGCCCCGCGGCGCTACACTGCAACCATGCGCAACCCGTACCGCCCCACCTTCGGCGCCAGCCCCCGCGTGTGGGCCGGCCGCGAGGCCGTCCTGACGGAGTTCGGCCGCGCCCTCGACAACGGCCCGGGCGACCCGCACCGCAGCATCGTCGTCTCCGGTTCCAGGGGCATCGGCAAAACGGTGCTGCTCACGGAGCTCGAGGACATCGCGGCCGCCCGCGGATGGGTCGTCCTGCGCGCCTCAGGGCGCGAGGGCATGGCGGAGGCTCTCACGAACTCGACCATTCCGGAGACGCTGGAGCGGCTGGACCCCCAACCGGAGCGGAAGGTGACGGGGGTTTCGGTGGCCGGTCTCGGTTCGATACGCGCTGAGCTCACCGACGACGCCCCGGCACCCCGCCTGATCACCCGGCTGCGGGAGCTGCTGCGGGGGATCCAGACCGGGGTGCTCATCACCATCGACGAAGTGCAGGACGCGGACCCGGACGACCTGGGTCAGATCGCCGTCGCCTACCAGGACCTCGTGCGCGACGACGCCGAAATCGCCCTGGCCATGGCCGGCCTCACCCGCGGCGTCAACCGCCTGCTGGACCTGCCCGGCGCGACCTTCCTCCGCCGGGCCCGCCATTACGAGCTTGGCCCGCTCACGCTTGACGACGCCACCCGCACCCTCACCCTCACCGCAGCCGAATCCGGGAAGGCCTTCACCGCGGACGCCGCCGCGGCAGCCGCCCGCTTCACGCGCGGCTACCCCTACCTGGTGCAGCTGATCGGCTACCTGGCCTGGGAAAACGCGGATGGGAACATTACCGCGGACGTGGTCGAGGCGGTGCGCCCGGAGGCCATCGACCGCCTCGGCACGCAGGTGCATCAGCCTTCGCTTCGCGACGTCCCTCCCCGCCAACGCGAATACCTCGACGCGCTGGCCCGCCTCGGCGGACACGACGTCGCCAGCGCCACGCTCGCCGAGGCACTGGGCCGACCCGTCACTAGCCTGAGCGACACCCGCGCCAAACTCATCGAACGGGACTTGATCACCCCGGCCGGCTGGGGCGCGGTTTCTTTTGCCCAGCCCTACCTGGGCGACTACATCCTTAACCACCGCGGCCCCCGGCGCGTCAGCTAGCGCGCAGCACTGTGTAGCGGCGGTTGCGGGTGACTTCCCGGACGTCGGTGAAGCGCTTCTCCACCTCGCCGCGGTAGCGCAGGTGGGAGTTGTGCACCATGTAGAGCGCGCCGCCGGGGGCGAGGAGGCGCCGGGCGGCGTCGAGAAGCGGCAGCGCGAGCGTCGCGTCGACGGTGGTCCCCTCGTGGAACGGGGGGTTGAGCGCGATGGTGTCGAAGGAGCCGGAGGCAAAACGCGAGCCGGCGTCGTCCCACGTCGCCTCCAGCCCGATGGCGCGGGCGGAGAGGACGGCGTCCGCCGAGGAATCCGTCGCCACGGCGCCGTCGAGCCCCCGGGAGACGGAGCCGTTGCCGCACCCGAGGTCGAGGAGGCGCCCGGTGTCGGCGGGCAGCGCCGAGCGCAGCAGCTCTCCCCCGTGGTCGGGGGCTGCGCCGGAGAAGACGCCGCCGATGGCGACGAGGCCGTCGCCCACCACCGGTTCGTAGGACACCGGCCGCGGGCCCGAAGCAACCAGGCAGCGGAACTTGCCCCGGCCGCGCGACGCCGCGACCGAGTCGAAGGACTCGGCGAGCACTGCGTTCATTGAGCGCGCCAGGTGCTTGTTGTTCGCTCCGAGGACCACGCGCACGGGGGAAAAGCCGGCACCCGCGATGGAGCGCGCGAGGTAGTCCAGGCGCGCGAGCGACTTCGGCATCTCCCCCACCGCCACCGCGGAGCCGGAGGAACCTGAGAGGAAAGAGTCCAGGCGCTTGTCGCCCGCGACCTCAACCCCCAGGGACGCCGCGCGGCGACAGCGGGTGTAGTCGCCGTCGAGGAGCACCACGCGCCTGCCCGAGGCGGCCGCCGCCGCGGCCAGGTCCCCCGTGGGGTCCTCGCACACCAGCACGGTCTCCGCGTCGGGGGAAGCGACGTCCAGGATGAGGCGATCAAGCGAGCGCAAGGCCGGCCACCTCCCCGATCACGTAGACGGCCGGGGAGGAAACGGACTCGCGCTGCATGACGTCGGCGAGCTCACCGAGGGTGCAGCGGTAGGAACGCTGGCGCCGGGTGTGGCCGTCCTGGATCACGGCGGCCGGGGTGGAGGCGGATAGCCCCCCGCCGACAAGCGCGTCCGTGATGGCGCGGACGTTGCGCACGCCCATGATCACCGCGATCGTCCCGCCGACGCGTGCCAGGGCGGGCCAGTCCACCAGCGAAGACGCGTGCCCGGGCGGCAGGTGCCCGGACACGACGGTGAACGAGTGCGTCACCCCGCGCTGGGTCACCGGCACGCCCGCGGCGGCCGGGACGGAGACGGCGCTGGTCACCCCCGGCACCACCTCGCACGTCAGACCGGCGGCGGCGCAGGCCTGCGCCTCCTCGAAGCCGCGGCCGAAGACGTAGGGGTCGCCGCCTTTGAGGCGCACCACGTCCCGGCCGGCCAGGGCGTTGTCGACGATGAGTTCGTTGATCCGCTCCTGGGCGACCTGTTTGCCGTAGGGCAGCTTGGAGACGTCGATAAGCACCGTGCCCGAGGTGTCGAGGAACTCCCCCAGCTCGGCGGCGGGGCCGAGGTGGTCGGTGAGGATGACGTCGGCGGCCTCGAGCGCGCGCAGCCCCCGAATGGTGAGCAGGTCCCAGTCGCCCGGGCCCCCTCCGACGAGCGTTACCTTCCCATGAGTCATAGGAATCAAGTCTAGGGTGGCAGCATGAACACCTCCGCACGGCCCACACTCAGCCACGCCTTCGCCGAGGCGCTTCCCGAGCTCGTCCGCGAGGCGCGCGGCGCGGACTTCCCCGAGCCGCGGCTCGTCGTCCTCAACGAGCCGCTCGCCCGCGAGCTCGGCCTCGACCCTGAGTGGTTGCGCACCCCGGAGGGCGCGGCCTGGCTCACCGGGGCCGGGGGCGGCCACGCCACCGCGTACGCCGGGCACCAGTTTGGCCAGTTCGTGCCCGTGCTTGGCGACGGCCGAGCCCTGCTCCTCGGAGACATCGGCGGCCGGGAGATCCAGCTGAAAGGCTCCGGCCCCACGCCCTTTTCGCGCCCCGGCTCTGACGGGTTCGGCGCCATCGGGCCGATGCTGCGCGAGTTCCTGGTCAGCGGGTTCATGCACGCGGTCGGCGTGCCCACCACGCGCTCCCTCGCCGTCGTGGATACCGGGGCGAAGGTCCTGCGGCAGCAGGGCGCGGTGCCCGGCGGGGTGCTGGCGCGGGTGGCGCGCTCGCACCTGCGGGTGGGCACGGTGCAGTACGCCGCCACCCACTCCGCGGCGCTGGTGAACAAGGTAGTGGCCGCGGCCGGCGCGGATGAACCCGGACAGCTGCTCGAGGCGGTGGTGGACCGCCAGATCGAGCTGGTCGTGCGCTGGATGCGCCTCGGCTTCGTCCACGGGGTGATGAACACCGACAACACCGCCCTATCGGGCGAAACCATCGACTACGGCCCGTGCGCGTTTACCGAGCGCTTCCTCGCCGGCGCGTCCTTCTCCTCGGTGGACACCGGCGGGCGCTACGCCTTCGGCAACCAGCCGAACGTGATCGCCTGGAACCTCACGCGCTTGGCGGAGGCGCTGTTGCCCGTCATGGAGCAGCCGGAGGCGGAGGCGATCCTGGCCACGCTGCAGCAGCGCTGGGACCACTACTGGGAGCGGCACTTCGCCGGGGCGGAGGGCATCGACGAGGCCGAAGACATCACCACCTTCAACCGCGAGCACGGCGGCGGGCCGATCTTCATCCCCCGCAACCGGATGCTCGACGCTGCCCTGACCGCCGCCGAGCGCGACGGGGACTACGGGCCGTACACCGAGCTCCTCGCAGCCGTGACGGACCCGTTCAACCCGGAAGCGGGCCCGTCGTGGATGGCCGAGCCCGAAGGTGACGAAGGCCCCTTCGTCACCTACTGCGGTACCTAGACCACAACGCGGCTCCTAGGCCTCGAGGCCGAGTGTCTTCTGGGTCCACTCCCACTGCTTCTGGAAGGCGTCGGCGTCGCGCTTGAGGGAAACGCCGTAGGTGGGGAACATCTCGTGCAGCTTGTCGGACCACTCGATCATGTGCTCGCCGAAGCAGCGCTCCAGAAGCTCCAGCATCGCGGCCGGGGTGATCGAGGCCCCTGGGGAGGCGCCGAGGATGCCGGCGATGGTGCCGTCCTGGTCGTTGACTAGGGCGGTGCCGAACTCGAGGGTGCCGAAGGTCGGGGCGGCGGCGGGCTTGATCACCTGAACGCGCTGGCCAGCCACGACGGTGTCCCAGTCCCTGCCGTTGGCCTCGGGGTAGTACTCGCGCAGCACGTCGAGGCGGCCCTCGAAGTCCTTGAACACCTCGGAGACGAGGTACTTCACCAGGTCGAGGTTGGTCGCGGCGACACCGAGGTAGGAGGGGATGTTGTCCGGGCGGATGGAGGTGAACAGGTCGAGGTAGGAGCCCTTCTTCAGGAACTTCGGGCTCCACCCGCCGTAGGGGCCGAACAGGAGGGACTGCTCGCCGTCGATGACGCGCAGGTCCAGGTGCGGCACGGACATCGGGGGCGCACCCACCTTGGCCTTGCCGTACACCTTCGCCTGGTGCTGGGCCACCAGGTCCTGGTTGGTGGTGCGCAGCCACAGGCCGGAGATCGGGAAGCCGGCGTAGCCGCGCACCTCCGGCACCCCTGCCTTGCGCAGCAGGTCGAGGGCGTAACCGCCCGCGCCGACGAAGACGAAGCGGGCAGAGACGACCTGCTTGTCGCCGGTGTGGACGTTGCGGACGGTGACCTTCCACGCGTTACCGTCACGCTTGATGTTGACCACCTCGTGGCCGTAGCGCACCACGGTGCCCTTGTCCTGGGCTGCGCCGATGAACTTCTTGGTCAGTGCGCCGTAGTTGATGTCTGTGCCCTCGTCGGTCCAGGAGATGGCGACGGGCTCCGCGTCGAAGTCGCGCCCGGCCGCCATGAGGGGCAGCTTCTCGGCGAACTCGGCCTGGTCGGAGGTGAACTTCATGTTCGGGAACATGTGGTTCGCCGAGAGCTTCTCGTAGCGGCGGCGCAGGTAGTCAATCTGGTCCTCGCCCTGGCCGAAGGAGACGTGCGGGACGGGGTTGATGAACTCCTGCGGGTCAGTCAGCTGGCCGCTTTCCACCTGGTGGGACCAGAACTGGCGGGCAAGCTGGAACTTCTCGTTGATCGTCATCGCCTTGGAGACGTCCACGCGGCCGTTCTTCTCCGGCGTGTAGTTCAGCTCGCACAGCGCGGAGTGGCCGGTACCCGCGTTGTTCAGCGCGTAGCTGGACTCCTCCGCGGCGCTATCCAGGCGCTCGAAGATCGCCTGGGACCAGTCCGGCTCCAGCTCCCTGAGCATCGCGCTCAGCGTGGCGCTCATGATGCCTGCGCCGATCAGCAGGACATCAACCTCGCCGCTAAAGTTCTTGCCTTGTTCTTCAGACATCCGTTCAACCCTTTTCGCTTAGTGTCAGTGCGGTCTCGGTGCTCATATTCTTGGGGCCGACCGGTTCGCGAGCGTCACGGGTG
This is a stretch of genomic DNA from Corynebacterium auris. It encodes these proteins:
- the mqo gene encoding malate dehydrogenase (quinone) — its product is MSEEQGKNFSGEVDVLLIGAGIMSATLSAMLRELEPDWSQAIFERLDSAAEESSYALNNAGTGHSALCELNYTPEKNGRVDVSKAMTINEKFQLARQFWSHQVESGQLTDPQEFINPVPHVSFGQGEDQIDYLRRRYEKLSANHMFPNMKFTSDQAEFAEKLPLMAAGRDFDAEPVAISWTDEGTDINYGALTKKFIGAAQDKGTVVRYGHEVVNIKRDGNAWKVTVRNVHTGDKQVVSARFVFVGAGGYALDLLRKAGVPEVRGYAGFPISGLWLRTTNQDLVAQHQAKVYGKAKVGAPPMSVPHLDLRVIDGEQSLLFGPYGGWSPKFLKKGSYLDLFTSIRPDNIPSYLGVAATNLDLVKYLVSEVFKDFEGRLDVLREYYPEANGRDWDTVVAGQRVQVIKPAAAPTFGTLEFGTALVNDQDGTIAGILGASPGASITPAAMLELLERCFGEHMIEWSDKLHEMFPTYGVSLKRDADAFQKQWEWTQKTLGLEA